Proteins encoded together in one Saccopteryx leptura isolate mSacLep1 chromosome 7, mSacLep1_pri_phased_curated, whole genome shotgun sequence window:
- the GTPBP6 gene encoding putative GTP-binding protein 6 has product MWTLRAAVRPGAWLCRMPRGRSALRAAPSPLPCPQRALAAFGPGGPGDLQGHGGGGRGPRADGRRSRAGEAEDGAEDEEDEEEEEELLRGEPLLPAGAQRVCLVHPEVKWGPAKPQLTRAEWQVAEAKALVHTLDSWSVVETMVVPTKAPDRKLIFGKGTLEHLTEKIRALSEVTAVFLNVERMSTPTKKELEAAWGMQVFDRFTVVLHIFRCNARTKEARLQVALAELPVLRSRLKDRISHLDGRGGSSRYIMGSGESFMQLQQRLMREKEMKIRKALERLRVKRQLLGRQRRRREFPVVSVVGYTNSGKTTLIKALTGDAAAQPRDQLFATLDVTAHAGSLPSGMTVIYMDTIGFLSQLPHSLIESFSATLEDVAHSDVIVHVRDLSHPETELQKASVFSALRGLCLPAQLLDSVLEVHNKVDLVPGYRLSEPRALAVSALLGLGLEELKAQLEDAVLRATGRRVLTLRVRLAGPQLSWLHKEATVQDVHVVPEAGVADVEVIISNSAYGKFRKLFPE; this is encoded by the exons ATGTGGACCCTTCGGGCCGCCGTCCGCCCGGGAGCCTGGCTCTGTCGCATGCCCCGCGGCCGCTCCGCTCTGAGGGCCGCCCCATCGCCGTTGCCTTGTCCCCAGCGCGCGCTGGCCGCCTTCGGCCCGGGAGGTCCGGGGGACCTGCAAGGGCACGGGGGCGGCGGCCGGGGCCCACGTGCGGATGGCCGGAGAAGCCGGGCCGGGGAGGCGGAGGACGGGGCAGAAGatgaggaggacgaggaggaggaggaggagctgctgcGCGGGGAACCTCTGCTGCCGGCGGGGGCGCAGCGCGTTTGTCTGGTGCACCCCGAGGTCAAGTGGGGACCCGCGAAGCCGCAGCTGACTCGAG CTGAGTGGCAGGTGGCGGAGGCGAAAGCGTTGGTCCACACGCTGGACAGCTGGTCGGTGGTGGAGACGATGGTGGTGCCGACCAAAGCGCCCGACAGGAAACTCATATTCGGCAAAGGGACCTTGGAGCACCTGACAG AGAAAATCAGAGCACTGTCGGAGGTCACAGCTGTGTTTCTGAATGTGGAGAGGATGTCCACGCCCACCAAG AAAGAACTGGAGGCCGCCTGGGGCATGCAGGTGTTCGACCGGTTCACGGTGGTCCTGCACATTTTCCGCTGCAACGCCCGGACCAAGGAGGCACGGctgcaggtggccctggctgagCTCCCTGTGCTCAG GTCCCGCCTGAAAGACAGGATTTCCCACCTGGATGGACGTGGAGGGAGCTCTCGCTACATCATGGGGTCAG GAGAGTCATTCATGCAGCTGCAGCAGCGTCTcatgagggagaaggagatgaaaATTCGGAAGGCCCTGGAGCGGCTGCGGGTGAAGCGGCAGCTTCTGGGGCGGCAGCGCCGGCGGCGGGAGTTCCCGGTGGTCTCCGTGGTGGGCTACACCAACAGTG GGAAAACCACGCTCATCAAGGCTCTGACGGGAGACGCCGCTGCCCAGCCACGGGACCAACTCTTCGCGACACTGGACGTCACGGCCCACGCGGGGTCACTGCCATCCGGCATGACGGTTATCTACATGGACACCATCGGCTTCCTGTCCCAGCTGCCCCACAGCCTGATCGAGTCCTTCTCCGCCACACTGGAGGACGTGGCCCACTCG GATGTGATCGTGCACGTGAGAGACCTGAGCCACCCCGAGACCGAGCTGCAGAAGGCCAGTGTGTTCTCGGCCCTGCGTGGCCTGTGCCTGCCCGCCCAGCTGCTGGACTCCGTGCTGGAGGTCCACAATAAGGTGGACCTGGTGCCTGG GTACCGCCTGTCGGAACCCCGTGCCTTAGCCGTGTCTGCcctcctggggctggggctggaggagcTGAAGGCCCAGCTGGAAGATGCTGTTTTGAGGGCAACAGGGAGGCGCGTCCTGACCCTGCGGGTGCGGCTGGCAGGGCCACAGCTGAG ctggcTGCACAAGGAGGCCACCGTGCAGGACGTCCACGTGGTCCCTGAGGCCGGTGTGGCCGACGTGGAGGTCATCATCAGCAACTCCGCCTACGGCAAATTCCGGAAGCTCTTTCCAGAATGA